The following coding sequences are from one Burkholderiales bacterium window:
- a CDS encoding type II secretion system protein GspD codes for WLTGLNEIDSGTTIAGGTNFGDATQNIVSGARNLGNLGRGLNIGVIRGQVTIPGLGTITNLAVLARALETNSKANILSTPNILTLDNEEAKFVVGQNVPFITGQFLPQTGGATVTPFQTIERRDVGLTLKVKPQVTEGGTIKLAIYQEVSSVQEPETTAGIITNKRSLETNVVVEDGSIVVLGGLVQDQLNNTVEKVPILGNLPLLGHLFRYETRRNQKTNLMLFLRPHVVRDESASRVLTVDRYDYMRNLQQQTQTQRHFALPPMQGPVMPEFHMGQKPRAAQPQTGTQPPADAR; via the coding sequence TGGCTCACCGGATTGAACGAGATCGACAGCGGAACCACCATCGCCGGCGGCACCAACTTCGGCGACGCGACGCAAAACATCGTCAGCGGCGCCAGGAATCTCGGCAACCTCGGGCGCGGGCTCAATATCGGGGTGATCCGCGGCCAGGTGACGATCCCGGGACTGGGCACCATCACCAACCTGGCGGTGCTGGCGCGAGCGCTGGAAACCAACAGCAAGGCCAACATCCTGTCCACCCCCAACATCCTCACGCTCGACAACGAAGAAGCCAAGTTCGTCGTCGGGCAGAACGTGCCGTTTATCACCGGACAGTTCCTCCCGCAGACCGGGGGCGCGACGGTCACTCCCTTTCAAACGATCGAGCGGCGCGACGTCGGCCTGACCCTGAAGGTCAAGCCTCAGGTGACCGAAGGCGGAACGATCAAGCTCGCCATCTACCAGGAAGTGTCGAGCGTCCAGGAACCGGAAACCACCGCCGGAATCATCACCAACAAGCGCTCCCTGGAGACCAACGTGGTGGTCGAAGACGGCAGCATCGTGGTTCTGGGCGGCCTGGTGCAGGACCAGCTCAACAACACGGTGGAGAAGGTGCCGATCCTCGGGAACCTCCCGCTGCTCGGGCATCTGTTCCGCTACGAGACGCGGCGCAACCAGAAAACCAATCTGATGCTCTTCCTGCGCCCACACGTGGTGCGGGACGAGTCTGCTTCGCGCGTGTTGACGGTGGATCGCTACGACTACATGCGCAACCTTCAGCAGCAGACGCAGACCCAACGCCACTTCGCCTTGCCGCCGATGCAGGGACCGGTCATGCCGGAATTTCACATGGGACAGAAGCCGCGCGCGGCGCAACCACAGACGGGGACACAGCCACCGGCCGACGCGCGATGA